Part of the Armatimonadota bacterium genome is shown below.
CCACGACGCGGCGTACCTGGCGCTGGCGCTTGAGGAAGGCTGCCCGCTCTATACGCTGGACGAACGGATCATCCGGAACGCCGCCCAGCACGGGCATCCGGTCCGCCACCCAGCCCTGGAATCCTCATGAGCGGGACCTGCCCCGGTCACGCCCGGGGGACGGTCCCGAGCGGTGCCTTTGGACGCGGTGGCGCGTCGCGGGCTTTGCAGGCGGTCAGTAGACGTCGCCCCGTGGGCTGATGAGGGCGACGTCTACCTGATCTCGTCCAGGGCGTCAACGAGCCGACGCCGTGTTTCAGCGTCGGCTCGTTCCAGGTACCGCCGCGCTTGGCGCGACAGCCTGAGCCTAAATGGCACGCTTGACGTCCTCCCAGTCGGCGAACTCACCGGCGGCGATCTCACTCAGGGCCTTGTCGGCAAGAGTCGCTTCCTCGGGAGTGAGATCATCGGGCCGGCGCATGCTTGCGGCGATCCGCCACAGGCCGATGATTTCCTTCTCGCTCAGGTTGTCGATCAACGACTTCAGGCTCTCTCGCATGGTCTGCACGGCAAAGACCTCCTGCTACCATACGCACAGGGACTATCGGACTGCTCCCCTGTGCCCGATTGTACCACGTGGCGCTGGTCGGGAGCCCGCCCAACCAACCCCATGCCTGCTATAGACCGCTGCCTCCTCCGCCCCCTGCGAGGTGGTCAAGGAGTCTAGTGCGGTGTCACGATCCGGACACCCTCGAAAGCCTCGAGGGGCCGCAGGTGTCTTGTCTCCCGTTACGAGGAAATCAGCTGAGATCCTGGCCGAAGGCCTCACGAGTGAGGAAACCGCTCGGACCTCGGCAAGAGCGTCACGGACCCGGCGTTCCGGGACTCGGATCACGCACCGCCCCGCCTCCATCCGGTCGCGACCTTGTCAAGCAGCCGCTGGAGATCCTCCTCCGTTCTGATCCCTCCTCGGTGTTACCCAGTAACACCCTGCCGGTTCCAGCGGCGCCCGTCAACCAGAGGCTCAGTTCTCAGATCCTCGAGATGCGCGCGATCCGCGTCCCACACAGAGCGGTGCTGCACGAGGCCTAAGTCATGGACCGGACGGATGTCAGGCGAGAGGAACCGTGACCGGCGCCGGCAGCGGTGTTCCTCTGGCTGCTGGGCGGCTAGCTGGTGTGGGTCGAGATGACTACCGATACGCCGCGCTGCGGGGCAGCACGCGCAGGATCACGATCTGGCCGCCGGACACGGAGAATCGAACGCGCCAATCGCCAACGCGAAGCCGCCATTCAACCTCATACCCTCGCAGCCGCCCGACGAAGCACTTCACCGTGGGGGATAGTCTCACTCTCCCCGCGGGCTTCTTGGACGGCGGCAGCCTCTTCTGGCGTTTCAGGCTCGTCATCCTCGGGAGCGATCGTCAGGGCCAGGTCTACAGGGTCAATTGACGCCCCAGCCTTCAGCGCTCGCAGCAGCTTTTCGGCTGCGCCCGCCCGGCTCTCGGGCAGTTCGTCTACGAGCCGATGGAGATGCTCTCTGATGGTCATGAGTGTCCGCCTCCGGCTGAGGGCCCTCACGTTCGCGGTCGCCCGCCTGAAAGGCAGTCAAGACTGAGCCGGCCCCCGCGGAGACTGTCAAGCCCAGGGCTGCACTTCCCTTGGCCTATTCCGTCGTAACCGTCGTAACCGCAAAGGGCCAGGTCACCATCCCAAAGTCCGTGCGCGACCGCCTGGGCATCCACGCGGCGGATGTTGTGGAGTTCGAGGTCCGGCAGGGCGGGCGATCCTGCGCCCTGCGCAGCCGGAGAGGCCTGCTGACTGAGGCTGGACCCCCTTCTCATCAGCGACGTCCTGCTGCCTGCCTTCCGCGCGGAGCAGGGCTGGGCCGAGTCCCTGGGCCAGGAGGTCTGCGCCGCCCTCGGCGGCCGTGACACCGCCTCCGTCATCCTCTACGGCAGCGCAGCCCGCAAGACGGATACTCCGGCAAGCGACGTGGATCTGGCCGTCATCGTGGGCCCCGGCGGGGATTGCGCGCTGGTCGAGGAAGCCGTCCGTGCCCGGCACGGCGCCCTGCACGAACGGCACGGCCGCGCGGTGTCCTTCCTTGTCATCGGACAGGATGAGTTCCGCGCCCGGGCGGCACGCAGAGATCCTCTGGTCTCCAGCGTTCTCGCGCACGGTCGGGTCGTGGCAGGCCAGCCGATCGCGGACATCCTGGCGGGCGTGACAGCCGATGGGTGAGCGGAAACCAAGGACAGGCGGCAGGCCCCCAGCACCCGCGGTCAGCAAAGGAACTGCTGGCCCTTGAGCGGTGGGACACTGCCGCGTTGCTTTCCTTGCACGCCGCAATCAGCGCGGCTGATGCGGCGTGTGTGAGGCGAGCAGGGATACGGGCCGCCGGTCAGTCATACGCGGACGCCGTCCGGCTGGTGCGCCACCTCTTCCCAGGTGATACAGGGGCCGACCGGGCCTCAAGCCAGCTCAGAGGCCCGGGGCCTCCCTCTTCATCCTATCCAGGAAGGCGCGCGGTGTGAGCACAGGCGGCCGTGGGCTCTCCTGACCGAGGAGATGCGCATCGCCGGAGACGAGGAAATCGGCGCCCGTAACCCGCGCCAGCGCCACGAGGTAGTCGTCGCCGGGGTCCGGCGAAATCCCGTGGGCGTCAGGGGGGTCTTCGGCGGTGGTGGCCATCCGGCGGAGGAGATCAACGTAGACCGCCGCATCGTCCTCGCTGACGTACCTGCGGAACTTCGGCCTTGCCAGAACGCGGCCGAGTTCCCGCAGAAGGCGCGGCGAGACGATCAGGTCGAACTGCCCCTCCATCCAGGCCAGGAGCAGTCCTGCTGGAGCGCCCTTTCCTGAGATGAGGGAGGCGACCAGTACGCCGGGATCCAGAACCGCCCGGCGCACTACTCCCTCGATGCGTGGAGCTCGTCGTAGGCCAGGGCGAGCGCCTCGTCTTCACTCAGTTCACTGCCCTTCCATGCCCTGGTGACGGCCTCGATCCCGAGGTGGCCCCGCAAGGCTTCCTCGACGACCTGGTACTCCTTCTTGCCGGTGCGCACCGCGGCTATCTTGGTGAGGCGCAGCAGGCCCTCATCTATGTAGACGGTAGTCTTCTTTCGCGTCATGAATTCATCATAGGGTATTTCGTTCTTTCTGTCAAACTGTCATTACCCGGGAGCAGCGACCGCCTCGGCATCCACGCGGCGGATGTTGTGGAGTTCGAGGTCCGGCGGGGCGAGGCGATCCTGCGCCCGGTGCGGGCGGGGTTCCTTGAGCGATTCGCCTCGGTTGCGCCGCGGGAGCGACCCGAGCGTTGGGCACAGGTGCGCCAGGGTGTCGCCGCCGGACGGCGGGCGGCGGGACCGCCGCATCTACTCCTACGACGAGGACTTCGACCGGCTGGGTGTCAGGCGAGAGGATCCGTAGAACAGCCGCGCAATCACGGGTAGGCCACGTTCCTCGCGGACGACCCGTCCCCATTCACGGTGAGAGTCACCGTCGCACCGTTCACGGGAAGGCACTTGAGCGGCGTTGCATCGCCGGTTGCCTGGATTTGGATCTCGGTCGCCGTTCCATCGGCCGCCAGGCCGCAGTCCCAGCATCCGACCGCGTCTTCGGGCCTGTGAAAACCCAGGATGGTCGCCGAGGGACTCGTCGGCCTCGGCCACGAATGCGGTGCGCCTCACACCGACGTACCTCACCATTGCGAACCCGAGAAGAATGCCGATGACCGCGAACACGACGAGGATCTCCATCAGCGTGAATCCTTGCTCTCCAGCGCTACGGCGAGTTCCGGCCCTGGGCCATATTCGCAGCCTCATGAGTTCCCGGTTCTAGGGCTCGGCCTGGATGACCGGCGCGCTGGACCGCGCACGGGCAGCGCCGAAGCCGAGCAGCGACCAGAAGACGAACGACGACCCCAGGAACCCGGGCTGAACTTGAAGCGCAAGCAGGTATGACAGTGCACCGGCAGCCGCGCCCGCGGCCAGTAGATCCCCGCCGGCCGCCGCTCGCAGCGACGGGACCAGAAACGCAGCGAGCACCCAGAGGTACGCTGCCAGCCCAAGGATCCCTGCAGCGACGGCCATCTCCAGCAACTCGTTGTGCACCCTGTCATAGTGGAACATTGCAGGGAGCGTCCGTCCGGCGTACAGCCGGGCCTCCCTCTGATCGCGCAGATTCGGGAAGTACCGGAAGGAGTCCAGGCCCTGCCCGAGCCAGGGCCGGCGCATCCAGCCGGCGACCGCGCCCCGCCAGACCGTCAGCCGCACGGCCATGCCGCCGCCGTGCTCCAGCGTCATCGCCAGCCGCTGCGCCGGCCCGCGTGCGTCCGGGTGGACCTCACCTGGCACGCGCCGGAGCGTCTGGCCGTCCGCCGCTACCCGGGCCAGCACCTTCTCGTCAATGGTGCGGGCGAACGGCCAGGCCTGCGCCGTATACAGGACGGTCAGCCCGAGCATCACCGCCCCAACCGCGGCAGCCCACCTGCGCTGCGGTGCTCCATGCCGCGCGAGGACCACCGCGGCAAGCAGCGCAATCCCCAGCCACGACGCGACCCATGCGGCGCGCGAACCAGTTACCAGAAGCCCAACGAACAGGAAACCGGCAAGGAGCACCATCCCTGCCCTCGCAGCCCGGCTGCCCGCGGCAACCGCGCCGGATGCTGCGACCATGACTGCCATGCCCAGGTACCCGGCCAGGAATGCGGCGTTACCCTGCATCGCGAACGGCCTCAGGTAGCCGTAGAAACCCCACACAGGGTCCAGCCCGGAGAACTGCACCAGCGCGTAGAGCGCGTTGCCGGCTGCGCCGACAAGCAGGGCTCCGCGCCAGGCGCGCTGGAACCCGGGAGCGTCCCTGAGTTCGTGAGCCGTTGCAACGGCCACCACCAGGTAGCAGACGAGCGTGACCAGGCCCTCCCCGCGGTACCGCCCTCCCCAGAATGAGATGTGCGGGTTCGCCGCGTGCCAGGTGGCCAGCCCCAGGACGGCGGCCAGGGCAGGCAGCGTGATGCGCAGGTCCATCCGAGGCGATAAGCGGCGGTCGAGCATCCACCGCAGTGTCGACAGCAACGCCGCAAGGCCGCCGACAGCCCATACGGCGTTCCGCTTCGCCACAACCAGCGTGCGCCCTGGCTCGAGGGGATCGAACAGGAGGGGGATCAGGGCGATGCTCACGACGAGCAGCCAGCGCAGCGCCGCAGAGGGGAGATCGGACCTGGATCCTGGTGTGCCGGTGATCAAGCCGGGTCTCCTCGACGATTCGACCCCACAAAGCGCCGGGGACCCGGCATCCGGGCCCCCGGCCTGGAACCCTCGTTGCTGAGTCCCTTCAGGTGCCTACGGGAACACCAGCGATCTGGTGGACGCGCCTCCGCCGTTGAGCGTGACCGTGATGGTCGTGCCGTCGATGGGAGTGCACTTCACCGGTGTGCTGTCGCCAGTGCCTATCATCGCCACGGTTGTTGGTGTTATGGCGCCATAGGCGATGTCCCAGCACGACGCGGTGGCGTCGTCGGGCGCCTGGAATCCCACGGCGGCCAGGGTGATGCCCGTAAACGTGCTGTACTGCTGGTAGTAGGCCCAGGACATGGTCTTCAGTTCCTGCAGCAGGTTGTCGCCTTCTGCGACGAAGGCATTGCGGCGGGCGCCGAGGTACCGGGGTACCGCCAGGGCAATCAGGATTCCGAGGATAGCGAGCACGACGACCAGCTCGATCAGCGTGAAGCCGCGCTCCCCCCTCTTCTTCCAGAAGTACTTCATCATCGCCTATCCCTCCTTGGAGATCTCTCTCCTCGCCTGCACTGCGTATCAACAACAATCATACCAGGGGGTCATGATCCTCTTGCTCTCCGACCGTCTGGCTCCGCCCATCACCTCCCGCTTCCCGACATCGTCCACCGCGCGCCGCTATTCCTAGTTATGCCCACGCCGCGCGTGTCCTAGACAGGCGGCGCAGTGCGGGTCTCCCTAGTAGAGCTCCTTCCAGTTCCTGTGGACCACCGCGCCGCCGCTTCCCCCCAGGAGCTGGGCCAGCGGGAAGGGCAGGTAGTTCGGCAGGTCTGGTACCTGGAAGAAGTCGGGGTTCTGCGACGTGTCCAGCTTGTTGGCCATCACAACCCCGTAGACCTGCACCTTCTTCAGCGACAAGAACCTGTGCACCGGGTCGTCCCGCGCGCCGGCCACGATAACGGCGTTGATCTCCTGGTCGCACGAGTTGGCAGACCCGTACAGCCGCACGCTCCCGTTGACGATGAAGACGGCCAGGTCCTGCGCCGGCATGGTCGTGGGCGGCGACGCCCCACAGGTGGTACGCTCTGAGGCCCGCTGCCGGGCCAGGATACTGCAGCTCCACGAGCCGGTACAGGGGCCGGTGACGTTGCTGCCAGGGGCTCCTGTGGGATCCCTGCCGGTCCCGCCCGAGTCCATGGCCCACACACTGGCCGCCGGGTAGTCCACCACGACAGTCCCGGTCCCTGAGTACACCACATCCTTGGCTATGCCCAGGCGGCCCCTGATCAGGACCGGCAGGTCCCGAACGGTGGAGTTGAAGGTGAGCAGCCCGGGCTGGCTGCCCAGCCGCGGCTCCCACTTCAGAATGTGGTTTGCGGGATCAGCGACCCCGCCGGTGGCGAAGTCGCACTGCTTCGGCT
Proteins encoded:
- a CDS encoding AbrB/MazE/SpoVT family DNA-binding domain-containing protein; the encoded protein is MAYSVVTVVTAKGQVTIPKSVRDRLGIHAADVVEFEVRQGGRSCALRSRRGLLTEAGPPSHQRRPAACLPRGAGLGRVPGPGGLRRPRRP
- a CDS encoding nucleotidyltransferase domain-containing protein, translating into MRLDPLLISDVLLPAFRAEQGWAESLGQEVCAALGGRDTASVILYGSAARKTDTPASDVDLAVIVGPGGDCALVEEAVRARHGALHERHGRAVSFLVIGQDEFRARAARRDPLVSSVLAHGRVVAGQPIADILAGVTADG
- a CDS encoding putative toxin-antitoxin system toxin component, PIN family — translated: MRRAVLDPGVLVASLISGKGAPAGLLLAWMEGQFDLIVSPRLLRELGRVLARPKFRRYVSEDDAAVYVDLLRRMATTAEDPPDAHGISPDPGDDYLVALARVTGADFLVSGDAHLLGQESPRPPVLTPRAFLDRMKREAPGL
- a CDS encoding type II secretion system protein; translated protein: MRLRIWPRAGTRRSAGEQGFTLMEILVVFAVIGILLGFAMVRYVGVRRTAFVAEADESLGDHPGFSQARRRGRMLGLRPGGRWNGDRDPNPGNRRCNAAQVPSRERCDGDSHREWGRVVREERGLPVIARLFYGSSRLTPSRSKSSS
- a CDS encoding O-antigen ligase family protein, with the translated sequence MITGTPGSRSDLPSAALRWLLVVSIALIPLLFDPLEPGRTLVVAKRNAVWAVGGLAALLSTLRWMLDRRLSPRMDLRITLPALAAVLGLATWHAANPHISFWGGRYRGEGLVTLVCYLVVAVATAHELRDAPGFQRAWRGALLVGAAGNALYALVQFSGLDPVWGFYGYLRPFAMQGNAAFLAGYLGMAVMVAASGAVAAGSRAARAGMVLLAGFLFVGLLVTGSRAAWVASWLGIALLAAVVLARHGAPQRRWAAAVGAVMLGLTVLYTAQAWPFARTIDEKVLARVAADGQTLRRVPGEVHPDARGPAQRLAMTLEHGGGMAVRLTVWRGAVAGWMRRPWLGQGLDSFRYFPNLRDQREARLYAGRTLPAMFHYDRVHNELLEMAVAAGILGLAAYLWVLAAFLVPSLRAAAGGDLLAAGAAAGALSYLLALQVQPGFLGSSFVFWSLLGFGAARARSSAPVIQAEP
- a CDS encoding type II secretion system protein, with amino-acid sequence MKYFWKKRGERGFTLIELVVVLAILGILIALAVPRYLGARRNAFVAEGDNLLQELKTMSWAYYQQYSTFTGITLAAVGFQAPDDATASCWDIAYGAITPTTVAMIGTGDSTPVKCTPIDGTTITVTLNGGGASTRSLVFP